In one window of Onychomys torridus chromosome 5, mOncTor1.1, whole genome shotgun sequence DNA:
- the LOC118583760 gene encoding histone H4 codes for MSGRGKGGKGLGKGGAKRHRKVLRDNIQGITKPAIRRLARRGGVKRISGLIYEETRGVLKVFLENVIRDAVTYTEHAKRKTVTAMDVVYALKRQGRTLYGFGG; via the coding sequence ATGTCTGGTCGCGGTAAAGGCGGTAAGGGTCTCGGAAAAGGAGGCGCCAAGCGCCACCGCAAAGTCCTGCGCGACAACATCCAGGGCATCACCAAGCCCGCCATCCGCCGCCTGGCCCGGCGCGGCGGCGTCAAGCGCATCTCCGGCCTCATCTACGAGGAGACCCGCGGGGTGCTGAAGGTCTTCCTGGAGAACGTGATCCGCGACGCCGTCACCTACACGGAGCACGCCAAGCGCAAGACCGTCACCGCCATGGACGTGGTCTACGCGCTCAAGCGCCAGGGACGCACGCTCTACGGCTTCGGCGGTTAA
- the Hfe gene encoding hereditary hemochromatosis protein isoform X1, with translation MDLSAGLPVLLLLLWSMAPQAWPLRSHSLYYLFMGTSQPDLGLPLFEALGYVDDQLFVSYNHESRRAEPRAPWILGQTSSQLWLQLSQSLKGWEHMFIVDFWNIMDNYNHSKVTKLGVVPESHILQVILGCEVHGDNSTSGFWKYGYDGQDYLEFCPKTLDWRAAEPGAWATKVEWEEHKVRARQNKAYLERDCPEQLKQFLELGKGLLRQQVPPLVKVTRHWASAGSSLRCQVLNFFPQNITMRWLKDNQPLHAKEINPEDVLPSGDGTYQGQVTLAVAPGDETRFTCQVKHTGLDQPLTVTWEPLPSRAMMIGASSGITVCVIFFVGILFLILRKRKASEETMGDYILTECG, from the exons ATGGACCTGTCAGCTGGGCTCCCcgtgctactgctgctgctgtggtcCATGGCCCCGCAGGCATGGCCGCTGC GGTCACATTCTCTGTACTACCTCTTCATGGGTACCTCACAGCCAGACCTTGGGCTGCCTTTATTTGAGGCTCTGGGCTATGTGGATGACCAGCTCTTCGTGTCCTACAATCATGAGAGTCGCCGTGCTGAGCCCCGGGCCCCATGGATCTTGGGTCAAACCTCCAGCcagctgtggctgcagctgagtcAGAGCCTGAAAGGGTGGGAACACATgttcattgtggacttctggaaTATCATGGACAACTATAACCACAGTAAGG tcACTAAACTGGGAGTGGTGCCCGAGTCCCACATCCTGCAGGTGATCCTGGGCTGTGAGGTGCATGGAGACAACAGTACCAGCGGCTTCTGGAAGTATGGGTACGATGGGCAAGACTACCTTGAATTCTGCCCCAAGACTCTGGACTGGAGAGCAGCAGAGCCAGGGGCTTGGGCCACCAAGGTGGAGTGGGAAGAGCACAAGGTCCGGGCCAGGCAGAACAAAGCCTACCTGGAGAGGGACTGTCCTGAGCAACTGAAACAATTCCTGGAGCTGGGCAAAGGGCTTCTGAGGCAGCAAG TGCCTCCTTTGGTGAAGGTGACTCGTCATTGGGCCTCTGCAGGGAGCTCTCTAAGGTGCCAGGTTCTGAACTTCTTCCCCCAGAACATCACTATGAGGTGGCTGAAGGACAACCAGCCACTGCATGCCAAGGAGATCAACCCAGAGGATGTGCTGCCTAGTGGAGATGGGACCTATCAGGGCCAGGTGACCTTGGCAGTGGCCCCTGGGGATGAGACAAGGTTCACCTGCCAAGTGAAGCACACAGGCTTGGATCAGCCCCTCACAGTCACCTGGG AACCCCTGCCGTCGAGGGCCATGATGATTGGAGCCAGCAGTGGGATCACTGTTTGTGTCATCTTCTTTGTTGGGATTTTGTTCCTAATCTTAAGGAAAAGGAAGGCTTCGG AAGAAACCATGGGTGACTACATCTTAACTGAGTGTGGATGA
- the Hfe gene encoding hereditary hemochromatosis protein isoform X2 has protein sequence MDLSAGLPVLLLLLWSMAPQAWPLLTKLGVVPESHILQVILGCEVHGDNSTSGFWKYGYDGQDYLEFCPKTLDWRAAEPGAWATKVEWEEHKVRARQNKAYLERDCPEQLKQFLELGKGLLRQQVPPLVKVTRHWASAGSSLRCQVLNFFPQNITMRWLKDNQPLHAKEINPEDVLPSGDGTYQGQVTLAVAPGDETRFTCQVKHTGLDQPLTVTWEPLPSRAMMIGASSGITVCVIFFVGILFLILRKRKASEETMGDYILTECG, from the exons ATGGACCTGTCAGCTGGGCTCCCcgtgctactgctgctgctgtggtcCATGGCCCCGCAGGCATGGCCGCTGC tcACTAAACTGGGAGTGGTGCCCGAGTCCCACATCCTGCAGGTGATCCTGGGCTGTGAGGTGCATGGAGACAACAGTACCAGCGGCTTCTGGAAGTATGGGTACGATGGGCAAGACTACCTTGAATTCTGCCCCAAGACTCTGGACTGGAGAGCAGCAGAGCCAGGGGCTTGGGCCACCAAGGTGGAGTGGGAAGAGCACAAGGTCCGGGCCAGGCAGAACAAAGCCTACCTGGAGAGGGACTGTCCTGAGCAACTGAAACAATTCCTGGAGCTGGGCAAAGGGCTTCTGAGGCAGCAAG TGCCTCCTTTGGTGAAGGTGACTCGTCATTGGGCCTCTGCAGGGAGCTCTCTAAGGTGCCAGGTTCTGAACTTCTTCCCCCAGAACATCACTATGAGGTGGCTGAAGGACAACCAGCCACTGCATGCCAAGGAGATCAACCCAGAGGATGTGCTGCCTAGTGGAGATGGGACCTATCAGGGCCAGGTGACCTTGGCAGTGGCCCCTGGGGATGAGACAAGGTTCACCTGCCAAGTGAAGCACACAGGCTTGGATCAGCCCCTCACAGTCACCTGGG AACCCCTGCCGTCGAGGGCCATGATGATTGGAGCCAGCAGTGGGATCACTGTTTGTGTCATCTTCTTTGTTGGGATTTTGTTCCTAATCTTAAGGAAAAGGAAGGCTTCGG AAGAAACCATGGGTGACTACATCTTAACTGAGTGTGGATGA